One genomic window of Cannabis sativa cultivar Pink pepper isolate KNU-18-1 chromosome 2, ASM2916894v1, whole genome shotgun sequence includes the following:
- the LOC115720699 gene encoding uncharacterized protein LOC115720699: protein MVRYSNLVLLLIISLSILLALTQAEPNKPKKPKKIKCKDKWYPDCYKKDLYCPESCPRTCFVDCRTCQPLCTQPPPSPPPPPKRKPRSPPPPPATTYSPPPPQASSWPPPPVNNNAYPPPPPTQTPTPTPATPQSPPPPSEEAAGGKRVRCRNKNYPSCYGMEHTCPSACPDQCEVDCVTCSPVCNCNKPGAVCQDPRFIGGDGLTFYFHGKKDHDFCLVSDSNLHINAHFIGKRNPNMTRDFTWVQSLGILFDNHKLFIGAKKTSTWSNAIDRLSLAFDGEPVLLPVGEGATWQSPESSIAVSRTQDVNSVEIEVEGNFKLKATVVPITKKESQIHQYGITEEDCFAHLDVSFKFFALSREVNGVLGQTYGKNYVSRVKMGLPMSVLGGERKFSASSLFAADCMAARFDGKRKSGLEDEFVGMECGSGMGGRGVVCKK from the exons atggtTCGATACTCTAATTTGGTTTTGCTTCTTATTATAAGCCTCTCAATCTTGCTAGCCCTAACCCAAGCAGAGCCAAATAAACCAAAAAAGCCAAAGAAAATTAAGTGTAAAGACAAATGGTATCCAGATTGTTACAAAAAGGATCTTTATTGCCCCGAATCATGCCCTCGCACGTGCTTCGTCGATtgtcgcacgtgccaaccctTATGCACTCAACCACCACCTTCACCTCCACCACCCCCAAAGCGTAAGCCTCgctctcctcctcctcctccggCCACCACCTATTCTCCACCACCGCCACAAGCCTCCTCATGGCCTCCTCCACCGGTGAATAACAATGCTTATCCTCCACCACCACCAAcacaaacaccaacaccaacTCCCGCAACTCCTCAATCTCCTCCACCCCCGTCTGAGGAGGCGGCCGGAGGTAAAAGAGTGAGATGTAGGAATAAGAATTATCCGAGTTGTTATGGCATGGAACATACTTGCCCTAGCGCTTGTCCTGATCAATGCGAGGTGGATTGTGTTACATGTAGTCCTGTTTGCA ATTGTAACAAACCAGGAGCTGTGTGCCAAGACCCACGCTTCATTGGCGGCGACGGACTCACCTTTTACTTCCACGGCAAGAAAGACCATGACTTTTGCTTGGTCTCCGACTCGAACCTCCACATCAACGCCCACTTCATCGGGAAACGAAACCCTAACATGACCAGAGACTTCACTTGGGTCCAATCCCTCGGAATCCTCTTTGACAACCACAAGCTCTTTATTGGTGCTAAGAAGACCTCTACATGGAGCAATGCCATTGATCGTCTCTCCCTCGCCTTCGACGGAGAGCCTGTCCTCCTCCCTGTAGGCGAGGGAGCTACGTGGCAGTCTCCAGAGTCCTCGATAGCTGTATCGAGGACTCAGGATGTGAATTCCGTGGAAATTGAGGTGGAAGGGAATTTCAAGCTCAAAGCGACGGTGGTGCCTATCACCAAAAAAGAGTCACAAATTCATCAATATGGGATCACCGAGGAAGATTGTTTTGCCCATCTTGATGTGAGCTTCAAGTTCTTTGCATTGAGTAGGGAAGTGAATGGAGTTTTGGGTCAGACTTATGGGAAGAACTACGTGAGTAGGGTGAAGATGGGACTGCCCATGTCGGTGCTTGGTGGTGAGAGAAAGTTCTCCGCTTCAAGCTTGTTCGCGGCGGATTGCATGGCGGCAAGATTTGATGGGAAAAGAAAGAGTGGTTTGGAAGATGAGTTTGTGGGTATGGAGTGTGGTAGTGGAATGGGTGGTCGTGGTGTTGTCTGCAAAAAGTGA
- the LOC115719068 gene encoding uncharacterized protein LOC115719068, with product MSSSSSTLSTGWPRFVVMKDYVCADKKSIYLRQISKEESIAKGVPPTSLINGEQDISSPLLKFEFISAKKNPKGVHIRCCNNNKFLKIEVKKDAAHDDPWFIFASSEDPIEEDSPEQPCTWFEIKEHPNMPENYCFTHVASNRIVVQDYDSNLLYASSKYYEYFRFLDWESLVIFPKNNTLAFLGENNKYLSPNGDNHVMLFNKDAVTDDSVTHQIFSVYDGYIRIKNNSTGKFFRLEENNWIRASSDDPSANDDNTLFWPVKVTDNTVALLVKASEPRRFAKLYTNEYESGLSAIDPEISSFAKLVVVDTVGSRSIYGIEFRPDEGRIYNVQALEKAHASAQNYDEEKENTLTLTFSYKTSRSTTYSVSGSLKIGVHTSLEVSEIPLVAKESIGFSYEFTTTIGWETTKTVETATESTYTVIVPPKSRTTVTLLATQGMCDVPFSYTQRDILRDGSVIIHKLNDGIFTGLNTFNMDFIAESEPLLPKDDNNQSLVKNCITQY from the coding sequence atgtcatcatcatcatctacaTTATCTACTGGATGGCCAAGGTTTGTGGTTATGAAAGATTACGTGTGTGCCGACAAGAAGAGCATCTATTTGAGACAAATAAGTAAGGAAGAGAGCATCGCAAAGGGAGTGCCACCAACATCTCTGATTAATGGTGAACAGGACATTTCGAGCCCTTTGCTCAAATTTGAATTCATAAGtgcaaaaaaaaatccaaaaggGGTGCACATAAGGTGCTGCAACAACAACAAATTCTTGAAGATTGAAGTGAAGAAGGATGCAGCTCATGATGATCCGTGGTTCATCTTTGCCTCCTCCGAGGACCCCATAGAAGAAGATTCGCCCGAACAACCATGTACTTGGTTCGAGATAAAGGAACATCCAAATATGCCTGAAAATTACTGTTTTACACATGTTGCTTCTAATCGAATTGTTGTACAAGACTACGACAGTAATCTCTTGTATGCATCTTCAAAATATTACGAATACTTTCGATTCTTGGATTGGGAATCGCTTGTCATATTTCCCAAAAACAATACTTTGGCCTTCCTTGGCGAGAACAACAAATATCTTAGCCCTAATGGCGATAACCATGTTATGTTGTTCAACAAGGATGCTGTTACTGATGACAGTGTAACGCATCAGATTTTCAGCGTCTATGATGGTTATATCCGCATTAAGAACAATTCTACTGGAAAGTTCTTTAGGCTTGAAGAAAACAACTGGATACGTGCTTCATCTGACGACCCCTCGGCCAATGACGACAATACACTTTTTTGGCCCGTCAAAGTCACCGACAACACTGTGGCCCTCCTCGTTAAAGCTAGTGAACCGAGAAGATTTGCGAAGCTTTATACTAATGAATATGAGAGTGGTCTTAGCGCAATTGATCCCGAAATTTCATCTTTTGCAAAGTTGGTAGTTGTGGATACCGTCGGGTCTAGAAGTATCTATGGAATTGAGTTTCGGCCAGATGAGGGCAGGATTTACAATGTCCAAGCCCTTGAGAAGGCTCATGCATCGGCCCAAAACTATGACGAGGAAAAGGAGAACACTTTAACCCTCACGTTTTCCTACAAGACTTCAAGATCTACTACTTACAGCGTCAGCGGTTCCCTGAAGATAGGTGTCCATACATCTCTTGAAGTTTCTGAAATTCCACTGGTTGCGAAAGAGAGTATCGGATTTTCATACGAGTTTACCACGACTATTGGATGGGAAACCACTAAGACAGTCGAAACTGCGACCGAGTCTACGTACACGGTTATAGTGCCTCCCAAGAGTAGAACCACAGTTACTCTTCTAGCGACACAAGGAATGTGTGATGTTCCTTTCTCTTACACTCAGCGCGATATTCTACGCGATGGGAGTGTCATCATCCACAAGCTGAATGACGGCATTTTCACGGGTTTGAATACATTCAACATGGATTTCATTGCCGAAAGCGAACCCCTGCTACCGAAAGATGATAATAATCAATCATTAGTTAAAAATTGCATTACGCAATATTGA
- the LOC115719067 gene encoding uncharacterized protein LOC115719067, giving the protein MSSSTSTISSGWPRFAVVKSDFKKTYLRHITKEESTAKGVPPTSLLSDGNDITSPNVKFELISAKKNPKWVHIRCSHNNKFLTMQVDKNNVDNPWVILASSGEPIEKDSPEQPGTWFQVTKDGDTSFKFTHVASQRCAAFYRESLYAVLGIPVDGDAKMTKFDILDWQSLVLFPKTPTVAFLGPNNKYLTPYGDDSVMLFNSVDITDVGVAHQIFVVGDGYICVKNVSTGTFWTLSYKNWIYAIVHDLKDATLFWPVKVADNTVALLYKDPVSTKDRYTQIFSDDNYEDGLNANSTKITSVAKLVVVETAGSRSIYGIDFRPDEGRIYNVQALEKAHASAENYDEKDDNTLNLTFSYKTSRATTYSASGSFKIGVHTSIEVSEVPLVAKETIGFSYEFTTTIGWASTKTVETATESTYTVKVPSKTRTTVTLIATQGMCDVPFSYTQRDVLHDGSVIIHKLNDGIFTGLNTFNMDFIALEEKLPTNKDDNNPSSSVKNCITKY; this is encoded by the coding sequence atgtcATCATCTACATCTACAATATCTAGTGGATGGCCAAGGTTTGCGGTTGTGAAATCAGATTTCAAGAAAACCTACTTGAGACATATAACTAAGGAAGAGAGCACAGCAAAGGGAGTGCCACCGACGTCTCTCCTTTCCGATGGGAACGACATTACGAGCCCTAATGTGAAATTCGAATTAATAAGCGCCAAGAAAAATCCAAAATGGGTGCACATAAGGTGCTCCCACAACAACAAATTCTTGACCATGCAAGTGGACAAGAATAATGTTGATAACCCGTGGGTCATCCTTGCGTCCTCTGGCGAACCCATAGAAAAAGATTCGCCAGAACAACCAGGTACTTGGTTCCAAGTAACTAAGGATGGTGATACTAGTTTCAAATTTACACATGTTGCGTCTCAGCGTTGCGCTGCATTCTACCGTGAAAGCTTGTACGCGGTTTTGGGCATTCCAGTAGATGGTGATGCTAAAATGACGAAGTTTGATATCTTGGATTGGCAATCCCTTGTTCTATTTCCCAAAACCCCAACTGTCGCCTTCCTTGGTCCCAACAACAAATATCTCACCCCCTATGGTGACGATAGTGTTATGTTGTTCAACTCGGTTGACATTACAGATGTGGGTGTAGCGCATCAGATCTTTGTCGTCGGTGATGGTTATATCTGTGTGAAGAACGTTTCCACTGGAACGTTCTGGACGCTTAGCTACAAAAACTGGATATATGCTATTGTCCATGACCTCAAGGATGCTACACTTTTTTGGCCCGTCAAAGTCGCTGACAACACCGTGGCCCTTCTCTATAAAGATCCTGTAAGTACCAAGGATAGATACACTCAGATTTTTAGTGATGATAACTATGAGGATGGTCTTAATGCCAATAGTACCAAAATTACTTCTGTTGCAAAGTTGGTAGTGGTGGAGACCGCCGGGTCTAGGAGTATCTATGGAATCGATTTTCGGCCAGACGAGGGCAGGATCTACAATGTCCAAGCTCTCGAGAAGGCCCATGCATCAGCAGAAAACTATGACGAGAAAGATGACAACACTCTAAACCTCACGTTTTCCTACAAGACTTCAAGAGCTACTACTTACAGTGCTAGCGGTTCCTTCAAGATAGGTGTTCATACATCTATAGAAGTTTCAGAAGTACCACTAGTTGCGAAAGAGACTATTGGATTTTCATACGAGTTTACCACGACTATTGGATGGGCATCCACTAAGACAGTCGAAACTGCAACGGAGTCTACTTACACGGTTAAAGTGCCTTCTAAGACTAGAACCACGGTTACTCTTATAGCGACGCAAGGAATGTGTGATGTTCCTTTCTCTTATACTCAGCGCGATGTTTTACATGACGGAAGTGTTATCATCCACAAGCTAAATGACGGCATTTTCACGGGTTTGAATACTTTTAACATGGATTTCATAGCCCTAGAGGAAAAGCTACCAACAAATAAAGATGATAATAATCCATCATCATCAGTTAAAAATTGCATAACTAAATATTGA
- the LOC115719064 gene encoding probable O-methyltransferase 3: MASLLHGEGSSTNESNIDELSEAQSHLYKHMLCYTNCMALKCAIELGIPNIINNNKNGQPITLSQLVHALQIPSSKTSSLRRLMRVLVHFGFFTSKKEEEEEEDAYGLTTSTKLLVSNNNNNNNNDDVSSLSPYVVGVLEPAMVTPFHFLGSWFKKDDATTPFQLANNGMKFYEYWEKNTQFGDRMNEAMGSDSGMLKLVFNAMNKDLFKHVFEGIITSLVDVGGCTGDVCKILMESVLRGCSDEECVTILKKCKEGICYNKGGKVMIIDIVINSDEDENEVLEAKLSFDLLVMILFATGKERSQKDWETLIFQAGFTRYKITPLFSLKSLIELFP; this comes from the exons ATGGCTTCTCTCTTACATGGGGAAGGAAGTAGTACTAATGAGAGTAATATTGATGAGTTAtctgaagctcaatctcatttgTACAAACATATGTTATGTTACACAAATTGCATGGCTTTAAAATGTGCAATTGAGTTAGGTATACCAAACAtaatcaacaacaacaaaaatggCCAACCCATCACTCTTTCCCAATTGGTCCATGCCCTTCAAATTCCTTCTTCCAAAACTAGCTCCCTTCGCCGTCTAATGCGAGTATTAGTACATTTCGGTTTCTTCACatcaaagaaagaagaagaagaagaagaagatgcatATGGTCTCACAACTTCAACTAAATTACTTgtgagtaataataataataataataataatgatgatgtCTCAAGCTTATCCCCTTATGTTGTTGGAGTGCTTGAGCCAGCTATGGTAACTCCATTCCATTTTCTTGGAAGTTGGTTCAAGAAAGATGATGCAACAACACCATTTCAGTTAGCTAATAATGGaatgaaattttatgagtatTGGGAGAAGAACACCCAATTCGGTGATAGGATGAATGAAGCAATGGGTAGTGATTCAGGAATGTTGAAGTTGGTTTTTAATGCAATGAATAAAGATTTATTCAAGCATGTTTTTGAGGGAATAATAACTTCACTAGTTGATGTTGGTGGATGTACTGGAGATGTATGCAAGATTCTGATGGAA tCTGTTTTACGTGGTTGTAGTGATGAGGAATGTGTGACAATACTGAAAAAATGTAAAGAAGGTATTTGTTACAATAAAGGAGGAAAGGTAATGATAATAGATATTGTGATAAATAGCGATGAAGATGAGAATGAAGTATTGGAAGCTAAGCTTTCATTCGATTTGTTAGTAATGATTCTTTTCGCAACTGGGAAAGAGAGAAGCCAAAAGGATTGGGAAACACTCATCTTCCAAGCTGGTTTCACTCGCTACAAAATTACACCCTTGTTTAGTTTGAAGTCACTAATAGAGCTTTTTCCTTAA